CACATCATTGATAGAAACGGGCTTCATTTTTCTAACTTATGTCCGGGTCATTTTCAGCTAATGGATACATTGTACCATGGGCAATAGGCCTTGGTATTGTTGTTGACCACTGTATTTCCGGTCATCCCTAATGAGCTGAGTTACCATCCTTACGAGAAAAATGATGCTGGCCTATGCTTTCGGTACCTTTGTCATCTGTTGGAACTCGCCGTCAGAACGTTCGGCACCCACTCGGGTGATCCCGAGTACAATGTACTAGAACTTCGGGTTACATCGGAACACCAACCTGGGCAGTTTAGACGGGCGATCCAACAAtaattccttggcctaccgcctatatGATTgtattatgtcttttttttaagatagcaataaaaaaagacaaatgaaaagaaaggaTAACAATTAAGTAATAATACTATATGATGCCCAACAAATATAATCATAAAGCATTTGATTCagtacttgtacacaatgtacatgtacatcatagaTCTTGATCtacaggtcattgaccccagCAATCCAGACATATCATGATTTATGAAGGTAGACACTCATTTTGTAAAAGGGAAATCATACGAGGTGTGCAGATGAATCTTGATCCAGGCTCAGACCCTTAACAGTGCCTCTCATACTGGTGGATACTTtaataggtacatgtatatagcagtGACGTAGGCTAAGCTATATAGGACTCTGATGAGATGGTGCAGCAAGATCAGATGACAAATATTTATGCCGCCAGGGACAGTGGTATTGGTGCAGACTGGTTTTCCACCTGAAAGAACAGTGTTTATTCTGTTGCCCGATTCAGACTGATTGTGGATCTATATTGGGGCTACATCCTTTGGGTCCAATGTTGGGAACTGTTGTGAGGTACCTGTAGTATAGTTCAGTGTTAACAGTAGTGAAACAAGTCTTGGACTAAATATAGATGGATCCATAATGGAGGATCACTGAGGCATTagaaaaaactacatgtatgtgtacaattTCTGTAACAGTTATGAAATTATAATGTTGCATGTAGTGCATATTACATATAATGCAAAATTCTGGACGTGCCTGTAATTTCTCTGCCACTCAGCATCTATGCTTTATCCTGAATAAGATTTAGATTCATCcaattatggatgacataacgCTGAAAAATATATGAGTAATTAACTGCCttacacaaaaaaaatacagaccCCCTTGAAATTAATAGTATTGACTGCTGATTTTGTGGCAGTCAGACAGTACTTCATCAACCTTACAGCACAATAAAAGCAGCGGCTACATGTACCAAGTGTATTGATTTTTAGGTGTCCTTTTAGCTGAGGTAGCATTATAACAATTGCTCTTGCTGCTACACACCATCATATTGTGCATGTGCAGCAGGACTGAGATAATCAATAGTACAATATGATGAACATGTCATATATGGAGCGTTTTATTCCAATTTGATGATATCTTATACTGTCTGTAGTATTGTatatggtttgtttgtttcttgggAGTAAATCTGAAGTTCTGGATGCGTATGTCTCCTTGACCGTTGCCTTAGGAAGAAGTAATTTTAGCACAGATCAGCTGTTGGGAAATGGGGGAAATTATGGAGGCCTTGAATTTTATTGAGAGAATGGAGACCTGGGACCCTGAGTAGGCAGCAGGCCAGAACAATGAAGTCACCTGTTTCTTTGATTTTTAGCTATTTTAGCCGTTTTTGCTTGCGTTTCATGGTGGCAAAAGTATGGCTGTTTCTGTGCATTTGGACTGGacaaagaaaagtacaataatAAGACAACCCATCTATCTGATCATGTGCCAAGTTATGGAAATGTTTGTTTGCTGGCAATTTGATCATTGCAAACCTTATTTTTCATCTGTTTCAGGACATTTCTCCATTTCCGTGATGAGCTGAAAGAGTCGTTGACAATTCTTCCTAAGTAAAACACAAGGCGACATCGTGACCCGTGATAGGATGGTGAAAGGAACTTGTCGAAGATGTCTTTGGACGAAACCACTCCTCTTATTCCTGCCTCGGTCGCGCGGCGGCAGCCCCGGCCACAGAAACACTTCAGCACAAAGACCATCGGCCACAAAACCAACCTTGGCTTCAAACCTGGCGTGAGGACTAAAAAGCCACGTCACGTCTTTTCGTACCGCCTACCACCCCCGCCGCCCCCCACTCCAGTCGCATTTACCCTACCATCAGAGGAAGGGGACGAACCTCCCAAACGGTCGCTATGGCAACTGTTGGCCAATGGCGGCATCATGTTTGGCGTTGAATTCTGCTATGCGTTGGAGATGGCGTTAGTGACACCCATCCTACTTCACCTTGGGGTACCCGAGGAATATTATACGTTTATCTGGTTCATAAGCCCAGTTCTCGGGTTCCTTGTGCAGCCCATACTAGGCTCCTGGAGTGACCGCTGCACAGCACGCTGGGGGCGCCGCCGTCCGTTCATACTGGCGCTGTCGGTCGGGATTCTGGTCGGCCTAGCCCTGATGATGAACGGAGAAGACATAGCAAACGCGACCTTTAGCAACAGTCGGGCTGCAACATACGGAGCCATCGTGCTGACGATTGTCGGGAACGTCATGTTGGACTTCTGCGCAGACTCCAGCGACAGTCCGTCCCGAGCGTATCTCCTGGATTCCTGCTGTCAAGACGACCAGGACAGAGGTTTAAGTCTGCATGCCCTCATGGGAGGTGAGTACTGCAGGAGTGAGGTCCTTAATTAAAGTTAAGAAGAATGtagcaaagacaacaaaatgacaGAACCTGTTGATCTGATGATAATGTTCGACTTGTCATTCCAAAATCTTGGACATTGGTGAATAGTCTCAAGGTGGTAAACATCCCACCCTATGTTAAATGTTCTTGGTGTAAAATTGTTGCCTTTCTTTCTCCCTAGGCCTTGGAGGAGGAGTAGGCTATGTGATAGGAGGGGTGGACTGGGACCAGACCATTCTGGCTACGTGGGTGGGGTCCAACCTGCGTGTTGTTTTCACCTTTGCTGCTGCCTCATTCGTGTTGTCTGCCGTTGTGACACTGTTCAGTATCAAGGAAATTCCTCTggaaaaacaagacaaaactGACAGTTCACCTGGACATGTTGACCATCGTCTAGCCTCGGTCGTGACTGACGTGTCATCCATCCGTTCCCTCAATCCCACAACCCCTCCAACCACCCCTGTGTTCAACTATGGTGCAGTCCATTCAAATTCAATAAACTGTGATCAATCACCAGATCTAGAAGATCATCAAACCACTAATGATGGGAACACCTCAGCCAACTCCGAAGATGATACTGTGGCAGATCTGAAGCAGTTTCAGACAAAATCGCGTAAACAGCAAAAGAATATAGTAACAAGCACGTACCGGCCGTTGCGAAGATCTAAATCCATGCCGGGTGACGAAATAGCAAACGTGGCAAAGTACGTCGAAGAGGAGAAATACTTTACAGACGGCTACATAAGTGAGGATGAAATTCCAGAAAGCTCCCGCGAAGGAGAGCAGGCAAATAGTCTGGCTAACTTAGATCTGAAGGAGAATGACGATCGTCCCCGTAGTGTTAGCTTCAGTGAGGAGATTGCTACCTTATCACTAGGTAATGGTGCAGCACATGCAGGTAGCAGAGAGAGTTTTGACTCAGATGGTGATGAAACCGATGAGGAACTGACAGTGAGAATGCTGTACATGGCCATCATCAAGATGCCCAACGTGTTGAAGAGACTGTGCTTCTGTCACTTCCTAGGATGGCTGGCTATGGAAGGTACATCAAAGTCTATTGTTTAAGGTAGtcagtgatacatgtagtaacagtTAAAATTTAATAGTTTCTGTAGTAGAAGTATTAGCTGGACTCAGTGCTACAGGTCTAGTGCAGTTGTGTATCAGTGGAGTTTGTAGTTAATctggggtcgtgtggcgcaatTGACAGGGTGTTCGAGTCACAACCCAGAGGTtatgggttcaaatccgttgGTGattcaccaatcttgtgcctttgggaaaggcacttgacacaactttcctcacttcactcaggtgaaaataaatacatgtacctagttTCGTTcaggtggtttaccgggtatgcaaaacaaacaaatctttcTGTTGCACCTTAGAACACATGCAGATATTTGGCTTTGTGTGAGATTACTTACTCTTTAGATATTGGCAACAGAGTGCCAAACTTCAGACTCATCTGTGCAATGTTAATCTCTTCTCCTTGCAGCCATCTTGATGTTCTTCACAGACTTTGTGGGACAGACCGTTTTCCATGGCACTCCCACTGCAGATCTCGGGACGTCCCCTTATGACAACTACAACAGTGGTGTAAAGATGGGGTGTTGGGGACTGTGTATCTATGCCTTCTCCTCTGCCATCTACTCAGGTGATTAGGATCAATAAAACTGATTTTTAGTAAAAGTAGAATAGTCTGATTACAATGTTCTAGTTGTATGAATGATAGGTGTAATTCATGGCGTTACAAACACCAAGTTTGTTGGTATTGCTCTCTCTCTTCTGTGATGGGCAGGGATATGATGGACATTAAATAAATTTTTTTCGCTCCTTTTTTGCATGTGATTTAAGCATCTTTAACCATTGTATTATTTCTGATATCCAATCTGGCaacagattactgtaaatgcttaaacttttatttcacTGTATAGGAAGGAGAGAAAAATGTTTCTGCAGTGTTTGTTGCTtacgacatacatgtacatagtattatgctatgttatgattttgtggctaatttttttaagttaactTTTTAAGTGTTTCTTACAGTGTGTTGTTTTTCCCCACAGCACTTCTAGATCCACTGCTGGATGCAGTCTCTGTTCACTCAGCATACTTCTTCGGATACCTCGTGTTCTCCATTGCTGCAGCATTGTGTGTGATGTTTCCAAACACCTATGTCGTTCTGAGCATGTGTGTTGCATTTGGTATCTTGTTTGCCACCATCTGTACTCTACCGTACACCGTACTATCAGAATTTCACCAGAACG
The window above is part of the Branchiostoma floridae strain S238N-H82 chromosome 14, Bfl_VNyyK, whole genome shotgun sequence genome. Proteins encoded here:
- the LOC118430010 gene encoding proton-associated sugar transporter A-like — encoded protein: MSLDETTPLIPASVARRQPRPQKHFSTKTIGHKTNLGFKPGVRTKKPRHVFSYRLPPPPPPTPVAFTLPSEEGDEPPKRSLWQLLANGGIMFGVEFCYALEMALVTPILLHLGVPEEYYTFIWFISPVLGFLVQPILGSWSDRCTARWGRRRPFILALSVGILVGLALMMNGEDIANATFSNSRAATYGAIVLTIVGNVMLDFCADSSDSPSRAYLLDSCCQDDQDRGLSLHALMGGLGGGVGYVIGGVDWDQTILATWVGSNLRVVFTFAAASFVLSAVVTLFSIKEIPLEKQDKTDSSPGHVDHRLASVVTDVSSIRSLNPTTPPTTPVFNYGAVHSNSINCDQSPDLEDHQTTNDGNTSANSEDDTVADLKQFQTKSRKQQKNIVTSTYRPLRRSKSMPGDEIANVAKYVEEEKYFTDGYISEDEIPESSREGEQANSLANLDLKENDDRPRSVSFSEEIATLSLGNGAAHAGSRESFDSDGDETDEELTVRMLYMAIIKMPNVLKRLCFCHFLGWLAMEAILMFFTDFVGQTVFHGTPTADLGTSPYDNYNSGVKMGCWGLCIYAFSSAIYSALLDPLLDAVSVHSAYFFGYLVFSIAAALCVMFPNTYVVLSMCVAFGILFATICTLPYTVLSEFHQNAEFIQDSPGNSKRGFGLDTSLLSCQIFLAQIVNAACLGPLISVTGTVNAVLLFCSAVGFVGCFWNAMFVVYELPGKDENIEEKMQQVVF